In Flavobacteriaceae bacterium, the following proteins share a genomic window:
- a CDS encoding YceI family protein, giving the protein MFMRKICVLLLVFFQVLYINAQGLVQNNEDTKIDFKIKNLGFYVDGTFSDIAITSNFNSNNLSNSYIKGIVRVNTINTDNNKRDAHLRRADFFDVASYEFIELESIEFEKETQNKYKLIAKLTIKKTTKTIVIPIEIIETKNLVRLTANFDINRLDYGVGESSFVMSDTVKIEIVYSGKK; this is encoded by the coding sequence ATGTTTATGCGAAAAATATGTGTTTTATTATTAGTTTTCTTTCAAGTATTATATATAAATGCTCAGGGACTTGTTCAAAATAATGAAGACACCAAAATTGATTTTAAAATTAAAAACTTAGGATTTTATGTCGATGGTACGTTTTCTGATATTGCTATAACCAGTAACTTTAATAGTAATAATTTATCCAATAGTTACATAAAAGGCATTGTTAGAGTAAATACTATTAATACAGATAATAATAAAAGAGATGCACATTTACGTAGAGCAGATTTTTTTGATGTTGCCAGTTATGAATTTATAGAATTAGAATCTATAGAATTTGAAAAAGAGACGCAAAACAAATACAAGCTTATAGCAAAACTAACAATAAAGAAAACAACTAAAACTATTGTTATTCCTATAGAAATAATCGAAACTAAAAATTTAGTACGCTTAACAGCTAATTTCGATATAAATAGATTAGATTATGGAGTGGGAGAAAGTAGTTTTGTAATGTCTGATACTGTTAAGATTGAAATAGTCTATAGCGGAAAAAAATAA
- a CDS encoding type III polyketide synthase yields the protein MSVKITAVAKQLPEHYRKTEEIIPFVELWMSEQEDRFRRKVIKLFQNAGVDKRYSIMDPEDVFLKTSFEEKNDIYTRESIKLAEGVLTKALDKANLNPKDLDYIITVSCTGIMIPSLDAYLINSLGLRQDIVRLPVTEMGCAAGVSGIIYAKNFLKANPNKRAAVIAVEAPTATFQLDDYSMVNVVSSAIFGDGAAAVILSSHETEEGPEIIDEAMYHFYDAEHMMGFKLRNTGLQMVLDKSVPETISNHFPNIIHPFLERNNKTITDVDHLIFHPGGKKIVQTVEELFGSLGKNIDDTKEVLKLYGNMSSATVLYVLERFMDRGVKKGDTGLMLSFGPGFSAQRTLLQW from the coding sequence ATGAGTGTAAAAATAACAGCAGTAGCAAAGCAACTGCCAGAACATTATAGAAAGACAGAAGAGATTATTCCTTTTGTTGAATTGTGGATGAGTGAACAAGAAGATCGTTTTAGACGTAAAGTGATTAAGCTTTTTCAAAATGCAGGAGTAGATAAACGTTACTCAATTATGGATCCAGAAGATGTGTTTTTAAAAACATCTTTTGAAGAAAAAAATGATATTTATACTCGAGAATCTATAAAATTAGCAGAAGGTGTTTTAACGAAAGCATTAGATAAAGCAAATCTTAATCCAAAAGATCTTGATTATATTATTACTGTTAGTTGTACAGGGATTATGATTCCTTCACTAGATGCGTATCTTATCAATAGTTTAGGGTTACGCCAAGATATAGTGCGTTTGCCCGTTACAGAAATGGGATGTGCTGCCGGAGTTTCAGGGATTATTTATGCAAAAAACTTCCTGAAAGCAAACCCGAATAAACGCGCTGCTGTAATTGCTGTAGAAGCACCAACAGCAACATTTCAATTAGATGATTATTCGATGGTAAATGTAGTGAGTTCGGCTATTTTTGGAGATGGAGCTGCAGCAGTAATTCTATCCTCTCACGAAACTGAAGAGGGACCAGAAATTATAGATGAAGCAATGTATCATTTTTATGATGCGGAGCATATGATGGGTTTCAAATTAAGAAATACAGGATTACAAATGGTATTAGATAAATCAGTACCAGAAACTATTTCTAATCATTTTCCAAATATTATACATCCGTTTTTAGAACGCAATAATAAAACTATAACAGATGTAGATCATCTGATTTTCCATCCAGGAGGTAAGAAAATTGTACAAACTGTGGAAGAATTATTTGGTTCATTGGGTAAAAATATTGATGATACTAAAGAAGTTCTTAAATTGTATGGCAATATGTCCAGCGCAACAGTACTTTATGTGCTAGAGCGTTTTATGGATAGAGGTGTTAAAAAAGGAGATACAGGACTCATGTTAAGTTTTGGACCAGGATTTTCCGCACAACGAACATTATTACAGTGGTAA
- a CDS encoding NAD(P)/FAD-dependent oxidoreductase: MKTNAFIDVIIVGGGLAGLVSAIHLSKSGIQVLLIEKNEYPKHKVCGEYISNEVLPYLQSLDFDPFRYGAKRIDKFELTTPKNKSIKATLPLGGFGVSRYTIDQALAEKTKENKAIIIQDVVTDIQFSNNIFTVSTKNESEYTSKLVIGAYGKRSAIDVKLNRRFIKNESPFLAVKTHLKGDFPDDLVALHNFKGGYCGISKVENNAINACYITDYKAFKKYKNIEEFQEKVVYKNIALKTVFKNSSTLFKKPITISQISFSSKSPIENHILMCGDTAGMIHPLCGNGMSMAIRSAQIASKLIISFISGEISRSALEREYKNQWNREFKKRLKTGHLVASLFKWDGFSEIVMLGMKCFPKLLPKIIKQTHGKPLLAE, translated from the coding sequence TTGAAAACTAATGCTTTTATAGATGTTATAATTGTTGGTGGAGGGCTTGCAGGCTTAGTAAGTGCCATACACTTATCTAAATCTGGTATTCAAGTTTTACTTATCGAAAAGAATGAATACCCTAAACATAAAGTTTGTGGTGAATATATATCTAACGAAGTATTACCTTATTTACAATCTTTAGATTTTGATCCTTTTAGATATGGTGCAAAAAGAATTGATAAATTTGAATTAACTACACCAAAAAACAAATCGATTAAAGCTACTTTGCCACTTGGTGGATTTGGGGTTAGCAGATATACTATTGATCAAGCTTTAGCAGAAAAAACTAAAGAAAACAAAGCTATTATTATACAGGATGTAGTTACAGATATTCAATTTTCTAACAATATATTTACTGTTTCTACTAAAAATGAGAGTGAGTACACATCTAAATTAGTTATTGGTGCTTATGGTAAACGTTCTGCTATTGATGTAAAACTAAATAGAAGGTTTATAAAAAATGAATCTCCTTTTTTGGCGGTTAAAACACATTTAAAAGGTGATTTTCCAGACGACCTGGTAGCGCTTCATAATTTTAAAGGAGGTTATTGCGGTATCTCTAAAGTAGAAAATAATGCTATAAATGCTTGTTATATTACCGATTACAAAGCGTTTAAAAAATATAAGAATATAGAAGAGTTTCAGGAAAAGGTAGTTTACAAAAATATAGCCTTAAAAACAGTGTTTAAAAACTCTTCAACTTTATTTAAAAAACCAATAACAATTAGTCAAATCTCATTTTCTTCTAAAAGCCCTATAGAAAACCATATTTTAATGTGTGGAGATACAGCTGGAATGATCCATCCTTTGTGTGGAAACGGAATGAGTATGGCAATTCGTAGTGCACAAATAGCTTCTAAATTAATTATCAGTTTTATAAGTGGCGAAATTTCTAGAAGTGCTCTGGAAAGAGAATATAAAAACCAATGGAATAGGGAGTTTAAAAAACGACTTAAAACGGGCCATTTAGTAGCGTCATTATTTAAATGGGATGGTTTTTCCGAAATTGTAATGTTAGGTATGAAATGCTTTCCCAAATTATTGCCAAAAATTATTAAACAAACTCACGGAAAACCGTTATTAGCAGAATGA
- a CDS encoding FAD-binding oxidoreductase → MKLSYWEIKSWLSNVDFTIIGSGIVGLNCALYLKENNPKANILILEKGILPQGASTKNAGFACFGSLSEILSDLKSHSEEEVVQLVKKRRDGLQLLRTTLGDKAIDYQQLGGYELFNNNTLFEECRLQRKYINALLHPLFKSNVFNFKKDIFNFKNIEKEYSFNSFEGQIDTGKMMKTLLYKVQSKGVKIINNVTVQHFENNNNSIHIKTNQLDFKTNKLVIATNGFASQLIKEDVKPARAQVLITKPIKDLHIKGTFHLEQGYYYFRNIENRILFGGGRNLDYNGEETTEFGQTQHIQGQLEKILQITILPKTSFEVEHRWSGIMGIGNQKKAIVKQLDNNVFCGVRLGGMGIAIGSSIGKELAELIIAS, encoded by the coding sequence ATGAAGCTTTCATATTGGGAAATAAAATCGTGGTTAAGTAATGTCGATTTCACTATTATAGGAAGTGGTATAGTTGGCTTAAATTGCGCACTTTATTTAAAAGAGAATAACCCTAAAGCCAATATTTTAATATTAGAAAAAGGAATATTACCTCAGGGAGCAAGTACTAAAAATGCTGGATTTGCTTGTTTTGGTAGTTTAAGCGAAATCTTGAGTGATTTAAAATCACATTCAGAAGAAGAAGTCGTGCAATTAGTAAAAAAAAGGAGAGATGGCTTGCAGTTATTACGAACAACATTAGGGGATAAAGCTATAGATTATCAACAATTAGGAGGGTACGAGTTGTTTAATAATAATACATTATTTGAAGAATGTAGGTTACAAAGAAAGTATATCAACGCACTGCTTCATCCCTTATTTAAATCAAATGTATTTAATTTTAAAAAAGACATATTCAATTTTAAAAATATAGAGAAAGAATATAGTTTCAATTCTTTTGAAGGGCAAATAGATACAGGAAAAATGATGAAAACTTTATTATATAAAGTTCAATCTAAAGGCGTAAAAATTATTAATAATGTAACCGTCCAACACTTTGAAAATAATAACAATTCAATACATATAAAGACCAATCAATTAGATTTTAAAACAAATAAACTTGTTATAGCTACCAATGGTTTTGCTTCACAGTTAATAAAAGAAGATGTTAAGCCAGCAAGAGCTCAGGTATTAATTACAAAACCAATTAAAGACTTACATATAAAAGGCACATTTCATTTAGAACAAGGGTATTATTATTTTAGAAATATTGAAAACAGAATTCTTTTTGGAGGTGGTAGAAATCTTGATTATAATGGAGAAGAAACAACTGAATTTGGTCAAACGCAACACATTCAAGGTCAATTAGAAAAAATCTTGCAAATTACTATTTTGCCAAAGACATCATTTGAGGTAGAGCATCGTTGGAGTGGTATAATGGGTATAGGAAATCAAAAAAAAGCTATTGTAAAACAATTAGATAATAATGTGTTTTGTGGTGTGAGGTTAGGAGGTATGGGAATCGCTATTGGAAGTAGTATAGGTAAGGAGTTAGCAGAATTAATTATTGCGAGTTAA
- a CDS encoding acyl carrier protein — protein sequence MNKEDLIASLKTIVKPYIQNEEAFENLTEETDFITDLKINSANLVDVILDVEDEYDIEIDNDSMEKMLTVKAAMEIITTKLEGK from the coding sequence ATGAATAAAGAAGATTTAATAGCGTCACTAAAAACAATTGTAAAACCATATATTCAAAACGAAGAAGCATTTGAAAACCTGACTGAAGAAACTGATTTTATAACAGATCTTAAAATTAACTCAGCAAATCTAGTGGATGTAATTTTAGATGTTGAAGACGAGTATGATATTGAAATCGATAATGATTCGATGGAAAAAATGCTAACCGTAAAAGCTGCTATGGAAATTATTACCACTAAGCTTGAGGGGAAATAA
- a CDS encoding beta-ketoacyl-[acyl-carrier-protein] synthase family protein — protein sequence MNKKQRVVITGLGVVSPNGIGIPNFTKAIKNGESGIRFQQELKDLNFSCCIGGIPPVTDEIISQYFTSLQLRNFNSSGILYGCIAGMEAWKDAGLEVSENSTLDVDSGTVFGTAASGVDKFRESIYKIDDKKVKRLGSTVVLQTMASGVTAYLGGILGLGNQVTTNSSACTTGTEAIIMGMERIQFGKAKRMLVGSCSDHGAYLWGGFDAMRVITYKHNDDPEKGSRPMSATASGFVPGSGAGALVLESLDSALERGVTIYAEVLGGNINSGGQRNGGTMTAPNSEAVQRCITDAIEDAGINALEIDAINGHLTATIKDPVEVKNWSEALGQKGSDFPYINSLKSMIGHCLAASGAVESVATVLQLKEGFIFPSINSEDVHEDIKEIIDISKIPQKTIYKDLNIIAKASFGFGDVNGCVIFKKY from the coding sequence ATGAATAAAAAACAACGTGTCGTAATTACAGGTTTAGGTGTAGTATCACCTAATGGCATAGGTATTCCTAATTTTACAAAAGCTATTAAAAATGGTGAGTCAGGGATTCGATTTCAACAAGAGTTAAAAGATTTAAACTTCTCGTGTTGCATTGGTGGAATTCCACCTGTAACAGACGAGATTATATCACAATATTTCACTTCGCTTCAATTAAGGAATTTTAATAGCTCAGGAATTTTATATGGCTGTATTGCAGGCATGGAGGCATGGAAAGATGCTGGTTTAGAGGTTTCAGAAAATAGTACTTTAGATGTAGATAGTGGTACTGTTTTTGGAACTGCCGCATCTGGAGTTGATAAATTTAGAGAGTCTATTTATAAAATAGATGATAAAAAAGTAAAGCGTTTAGGAAGTACAGTAGTACTACAAACAATGGCTAGTGGTGTTACAGCATATTTAGGTGGCATTTTAGGGTTAGGAAATCAAGTCACAACAAATTCTTCCGCCTGTACTACAGGAACAGAAGCAATTATCATGGGAATGGAACGCATTCAATTTGGGAAAGCAAAACGAATGTTAGTAGGCAGTTGTAGTGACCATGGTGCTTATTTATGGGGAGGATTTGATGCAATGCGTGTGATTACATATAAACATAATGATGATCCAGAAAAAGGTTCACGACCTATGAGTGCAACGGCTTCTGGATTTGTCCCAGGGAGTGGTGCTGGAGCTTTGGTGTTAGAATCACTTGATAGTGCTTTAGAACGTGGTGTTACTATTTATGCTGAAGTATTGGGAGGTAATATAAATTCTGGCGGACAACGAAACGGCGGTACAATGACGGCTCCAAATTCAGAAGCAGTACAACGTTGTATTACAGATGCGATTGAAGATGCAGGAATCAACGCTTTAGAGATTGACGCGATTAATGGACATTTAACAGCTACGATTAAAGATCCGGTTGAAGTGAAAAATTGGTCAGAAGCACTAGGCCAGAAAGGAAGTGATTTTCCATATATTAATTCTCTAAAGTCAATGATTGGACATTGTTTAGCAGCTTCTGGAGCTGTAGAAAGTGTTGCAACTGTATTGCAATTAAAAGAAGGATTTATATTTCCATCTATTAATAGTGAAGATGTTCACGAAGACATTAAAGAAATAATTGATATCTCTAAAATTCCACAAAAAACCATTTATAAAGATTTGAATATTATAGCAAAAGCAAGCTTTGGTTTTGGAGATGTAAATGGATGCGTTATTTTTAAAAAATATTGA
- a CDS encoding SDR family oxidoreductase, which translates to MVKEFEDKKYWAVILGGSSGLGLASAKKLAKHGCNICVIHRNRKSEIEKIETEFDQIKNEGIEFISFNVDAFKSEKRYELIEELKAVLGNESRIRVLLHSVAKGNLKPMVSSEIPMLKNDDFHLTIDAMAISLYDWTKAIFDAQLFASDARVISFTSEGNSKAWRNYAAVSAAKTALEAISRNIALEFAPFGIKSNCIQAGVTDTASLRMIPGSDKIKEHSVLRNPNNRLTTPEDVANAVYLLAKDEAAWINGTIIPVDGGEHIS; encoded by the coding sequence GTGGTAAAAGAATTTGAAGATAAAAAATATTGGGCTGTCATTTTAGGAGGTTCTAGTGGATTGGGTTTAGCAAGTGCAAAAAAGCTAGCGAAACACGGCTGCAATATTTGTGTTATTCATAGAAATAGAAAATCTGAAATAGAGAAGATAGAAACTGAATTCGATCAGATTAAAAATGAAGGAATTGAATTTATATCTTTTAATGTAGATGCCTTTAAGTCTGAAAAGAGATACGAACTTATTGAAGAATTGAAAGCTGTTTTAGGAAACGAAAGTAGAATTCGTGTATTACTGCATAGTGTAGCAAAAGGGAATTTAAAACCTATGGTATCTTCAGAAATACCAATGCTTAAAAATGATGATTTTCATTTAACTATTGATGCCATGGCAATTAGTTTGTACGATTGGACCAAAGCCATTTTTGATGCGCAATTATTTGCTTCAGATGCCAGAGTGATTAGCTTTACAAGTGAAGGAAATAGTAAAGCATGGCGTAACTATGCAGCAGTATCTGCAGCAAAAACAGCGTTAGAAGCTATTTCAAGAAATATTGCTTTGGAATTTGCACCTTTCGGAATAAAGTCGAATTGTATTCAAGCTGGAGTAACAGATACCGCATCGTTACGGATGATTCCTGGAAGTGATAAAATAAAAGAACATTCGGTATTAAGAAATCCGAATAATAGATTAACGACTCCAGAAGATGTTGCTAATGCAGTATATTTATTAGCAAAAGATGAAGCGGCTTGGATTAATGGAACAATAATTCCAGTAGATGGAGGTGAACATATAAGTTAA
- the accC gene encoding acetyl-CoA carboxylase biotin carboxylase subunit, which yields MFKKILIANRGEIALRVIRTCREMGIKTVAVYSTADAESLHVKFADEAVCIGPAPSSESYLKMANVIAAAEITNADAIHPGYGFLSENAKFSKICEEHDIKFIGASPEMIDRMGDKANAKSTMIAAGVPCVPGSEGIIESFEGCQKIAKETGYPVMLKASAGGGGKGMRAVWKPEELKDAWDSARQESKAAFGNDDMYMEKLIEEPRHIEIQVVGDSKGKACHLSERDCSVQRRHQKLTEEVPSPFMTTALRKKMGEAAVKAAEYIKYEGAGTVEFLVDKHRNFYFMEMNTRIQVEHPITEQVIDFDLIREQILVAAGVAISGKNYTPNLHSIECRINAEDPYNDFRPSPGRITTLHAPGGHGVRLDTHVYAGYMIPPNYDSMIAKLITTAQTREEAINKMKRALDEFVIEGIKTTIPFHRQLMDHPDYIEGNYTTKFMEDFVMKAPQED from the coding sequence ATGTTTAAAAAAATATTGATAGCAAATAGAGGTGAAATAGCATTACGTGTTATTAGAACCTGTCGCGAAATGGGAATAAAAACTGTTGCTGTATACTCTACGGCAGATGCAGAAAGCCTTCATGTTAAATTCGCAGACGAAGCAGTTTGTATTGGTCCAGCACCTAGTAGTGAATCCTATTTAAAAATGGCAAATGTTATTGCAGCTGCAGAAATTACTAATGCAGATGCAATTCATCCAGGGTATGGGTTTTTATCAGAGAATGCTAAATTTTCGAAAATTTGCGAAGAACATGATATAAAATTTATTGGAGCATCGCCAGAAATGATTGATAGAATGGGTGATAAAGCCAATGCAAAATCAACAATGATAGCAGCTGGTGTTCCTTGTGTACCTGGAAGTGAAGGAATTATTGAATCATTTGAAGGTTGTCAAAAAATAGCTAAAGAAACAGGCTATCCAGTGATGCTTAAAGCATCAGCAGGAGGTGGCGGAAAAGGTATGCGTGCTGTTTGGAAACCAGAAGAGCTTAAAGATGCATGGGATTCTGCAAGACAAGAATCTAAAGCAGCTTTCGGAAATGACGATATGTATATGGAAAAACTTATAGAAGAACCAAGACATATTGAGATTCAGGTTGTAGGAGATTCGAAAGGGAAGGCATGTCATTTGTCAGAGCGAGATTGTTCTGTACAACGACGTCATCAAAAATTAACAGAAGAAGTACCTTCACCTTTTATGACAACGGCATTGCGTAAAAAAATGGGTGAAGCTGCTGTAAAAGCTGCAGAATATATAAAATATGAAGGCGCAGGAACAGTAGAGTTTTTGGTAGACAAACATCGTAATTTCTACTTTATGGAAATGAATACTCGTATCCAAGTAGAGCATCCAATCACCGAGCAAGTTATTGATTTTGATTTAATACGTGAACAAATATTAGTAGCAGCTGGTGTTGCTATTTCAGGTAAAAACTATACACCTAATTTACATTCTATAGAATGCCGTATTAATGCGGAAGACCCATATAATGACTTTAGACCATCACCTGGGCGAATTACAACTTTACACGCTCCAGGAGGACATGGTGTTCGTTTAGATACTCACGTATATGCAGGGTATATGATTCCTCCAAACTACGATTCTATGATTGCAAAGTTAATTACAACAGCACAAACACGTGAAGAAGCAATTAATAAAATGAAACGTGCTTTAGATGAATTTGTTATAGAAGGTATAAAAACAACAATACCTTTCCATAGGCAATTAATGGATCACCCTGATTATATTGAAGGGAACTATACTACTAAATTTATGGAAGATTTTGTAATGAAAGCACCACAAGAAGATTAA
- a CDS encoding hydroxymyristoyl-ACP dehydratase, protein MKPSEIIKLLPYQQPFLFVDELEEISENGVIGSYTFKDSEFFYKGHFKENPITPGVILTETAAQIGVVCLGVYLLKDTISEEKTPQIGLTSNEMDFFIPVLPGESIKVISEKVFFRFHKLKCNVKLFNAKDELVARGIISGMIK, encoded by the coding sequence ATGAAACCGTCAGAAATCATAAAACTACTTCCGTATCAACAACCCTTTTTGTTTGTAGATGAACTTGAAGAGATTTCAGAGAATGGAGTTATAGGAAGCTATACGTTTAAAGATTCGGAGTTTTTTTATAAAGGCCATTTTAAAGAAAACCCGATAACTCCAGGTGTAATTTTAACTGAAACAGCAGCTCAGATAGGTGTAGTTTGTTTAGGAGTCTATTTATTAAAAGATACAATTTCAGAAGAGAAAACTCCTCAAATTGGATTAACCTCTAATGAGATGGATTTTTTTATTCCAGTACTACCAGGAGAAAGCATTAAAGTGATTTCAGAGAAAGTATTTTTTCGATTTCATAAATTAAAATGTAATGTGAAACTATTTAATGCCAAAGACGAATTGGTTGCTAGAGGTATTATTTCAGGAATGATAAAATGA
- a CDS encoding methyltransferase domain-containing protein — translation MSFLVDTTYRTNEEEIMDDFSITGDVLDNTLDQLANINKWLGGNQVTLSGLKTMLKKHPKDEIITIVDLGCGGGDMLRLIADYGRKHGYIFKLIGIDANEYTVEHAKKRSQAYHEIQFLKQDIFSEEFNTLSYDIVIATLFLHHFKEDQILNLLRSILEKARIGVLINDLHRHRLAYYLFKLLSLTIKNKMVKEDGLVSILRGFKRIDLIQISKKLDVNSIIKWRWAFRFQWIIQK, via the coding sequence ATGAGTTTTTTAGTTGACACTACATATAGAACAAATGAAGAAGAGATAATGGATGATTTTTCCATTACTGGAGATGTTTTGGACAATACACTAGATCAATTAGCAAATATTAATAAATGGTTAGGGGGAAATCAAGTGACGCTAAGTGGATTGAAAACAATGCTTAAAAAACATCCTAAAGATGAGATTATAACTATAGTAGATCTAGGTTGTGGAGGTGGAGATATGTTGCGATTAATAGCAGATTATGGCCGAAAACATGGATATATTTTTAAACTTATAGGAATTGATGCAAATGAATACACTGTAGAGCACGCTAAAAAACGGTCGCAAGCGTATCACGAAATTCAGTTTCTAAAACAAGATATTTTTTCAGAAGAATTTAATACACTTTCTTATGATATTGTAATTGCAACCTTGTTTTTACATCATTTTAAGGAAGATCAGATTTTAAACTTATTACGGTCAATATTAGAGAAAGCTCGCATAGGTGTTTTAATAAACGATTTACATAGACACAGATTGGCCTATTATCTTTTTAAATTGTTAAGCCTTACTATTAAAAATAAAATGGTAAAAGAAGATGGCTTAGTTTCGATTTTAAGAGGGTTTAAAAGAATAGACTTAATACAAATTTCAAAAAAATTAGACGTAAATAGTATCATCAAATGGAGATGGGCTTTTCGTTTTCAATGGATAATCCAAAAATAA